One Streptomyces hundungensis DNA segment encodes these proteins:
- the fabG gene encoding 3-oxoacyl-ACP reductase FabG: MTQPKVTSERRVALITGATSGIGLASARALGAAGLAVFICARSAESVELTVKELREEGLEVSGATADVRSPDSVKELVAAAVTAYGRVDVVVNNAGRSGGGVTADVSDEVWDDVIDTNLNSVFRVTREVLNAGGMRERGWGRIINIASTAGKQGVVLGAPYSASKHGVVGFTKALGNELAPTGITVNAVCPGYVETPMAQRVRQGYAEAYDTSEDAILAKFTSKIPLGRYSTPEEVAGLVGYLATDTAASITAQALNVCGGLGNF, encoded by the coding sequence ATGACTCAGCCCAAGGTCACCAGCGAGCGCCGGGTCGCGCTCATCACCGGGGCGACCAGCGGGATCGGTCTGGCGTCGGCGCGGGCGCTGGGGGCGGCCGGACTCGCGGTGTTCATCTGCGCGCGCAGTGCCGAGTCCGTCGAGCTCACCGTGAAGGAGCTCCGTGAGGAGGGCCTTGAGGTGTCGGGCGCGACCGCCGACGTCCGCAGCCCCGACTCCGTCAAGGAGCTCGTGGCCGCCGCCGTCACGGCGTACGGCCGCGTGGACGTCGTCGTCAACAACGCCGGCCGCAGCGGTGGCGGGGTGACCGCCGACGTGTCGGACGAGGTGTGGGACGACGTGATCGACACCAACCTCAACTCCGTCTTCCGGGTCACCCGCGAGGTCCTGAACGCCGGTGGGATGCGGGAGCGCGGCTGGGGCCGGATCATCAACATCGCCTCCACCGCCGGCAAGCAGGGTGTGGTGCTCGGCGCCCCCTACTCGGCGTCCAAGCACGGCGTGGTCGGCTTCACCAAGGCGCTCGGCAACGAGCTCGCCCCGACCGGGATCACCGTGAACGCGGTGTGCCCGGGTTACGTCGAGACGCCGATGGCGCAGCGCGTGCGGCAGGGCTACGCCGAGGCGTACGACACCTCCGAGGACGCCATCCTCGCCAAGTTCACCTCGAAGATCCCGCTGGGGCGCTACTCGACCCCCGAGGAGGTGGCCGGCCTGGTCGGCTATCTGGCCACCGACACCGCCGCGTCCATCACCGCACAGGCCCTGAACGTCTGCGGCGGCCTCGGCAACTTCTAG
- a CDS encoding nuclear transport factor 2 family protein, whose product MSVTELPQATTAGLYTEIQQFYAQQMHLLDDGRVEEWAHTFTTDGVFAANAQPVPAVGREAITAAAAAATAAYAEAGVQRRHWLGMVSVEGVDGDVVTARCYALVIETARGGRPEIKASTLCVDRVVRVGGSWQIQDRQITRDDLI is encoded by the coding sequence ATGAGCGTCACCGAGCTGCCGCAGGCGACCACCGCCGGGCTGTACACGGAGATCCAGCAGTTCTACGCGCAGCAGATGCACCTGCTCGACGACGGCCGGGTCGAGGAGTGGGCCCACACCTTCACCACCGACGGCGTGTTCGCCGCCAACGCGCAGCCGGTGCCGGCGGTCGGCCGCGAGGCCATCACCGCGGCCGCGGCCGCCGCGACCGCGGCGTACGCCGAGGCGGGCGTCCAGCGTCGCCACTGGCTGGGCATGGTCTCGGTCGAGGGCGTCGACGGCGACGTCGTGACCGCGCGCTGCTACGCGCTGGTCATCGAGACGGCGCGGGGTGGGCGGCCGGAGATCAAGGCGAGCACGTTGTGTGTGGACCGGGTGGTGCGGGTGGGTGGGTCCTGGCAGATCCAGGACCGCCAGATCACCCGCGACGACCTGATCTGA
- a CDS encoding acyl carrier protein codes for MNLKELTTLLRECAGVGEGIDLDGDVLDVPFDDLGYDSLAILQVTGVIERDYRIQLSDDTVAEASTPRVLLSFINECLSSATAAA; via the coding sequence ATGAATCTCAAGGAACTGACCACGTTGCTGCGTGAGTGCGCGGGTGTCGGCGAGGGGATCGACCTGGACGGGGACGTCCTGGACGTGCCGTTCGACGACCTCGGGTACGACTCGCTGGCGATCCTTCAGGTGACGGGGGTCATCGAGCGGGACTATCGGATCCAGCTGTCCGACGACACGGTTGCGGAGGCGTCCACGCCTCGGGTGTTGCTGTCGTTCATCAACGAGTGCCTGTCGTCTGCGACGGCGGCGGCGTAA
- a CDS encoding ketosynthase chain-length factor: MTSELLERTAVRSATAVFTGIGVTAPNGLGTQAWWEATVAGESGIRPVSRFDASGYPATLAGEVPGFDAAEHIPSRLLPQTDHMTRLALTAAKEALEDSGADVAEMPPYSAGAVTAASAGGFEFGQRELQALWSKGGQYVSAYQSYAWFYAVNTGQISIRHGLRGPSGVLVTEQAGGLDAVAQARRQLRKGSKLIVTGGVDGAVCPWGWTAQLAGGRMSPVADPARAFLPFDREASGYVAGEGGAILVLEDAEAARERGARIYGQLSGYAATFDPAPGRGGEPGLRRAAELALAEAGLSASDVDVVFADASGVPELDRQEEAALSALFGPRGVPVTAPKTMTGRLSAGGASLDLAAALLSIRDAVIPPTVNVTSPVAADALDLVTEARRGAVRTALVLARGTGGFNAAAVVTAAN, translated from the coding sequence ATGACGAGCGAGCTGCTCGAACGTACGGCGGTGCGCTCCGCCACCGCGGTGTTCACCGGGATCGGCGTCACCGCGCCCAACGGGCTCGGCACCCAGGCCTGGTGGGAGGCGACGGTGGCCGGCGAGAGCGGCATCCGCCCGGTCTCCCGCTTCGACGCCTCCGGCTATCCGGCGACGCTGGCGGGCGAGGTGCCCGGCTTCGACGCCGCCGAGCACATTCCCAGCCGGCTGCTGCCGCAGACCGACCACATGACCCGGCTCGCCCTGACCGCCGCCAAGGAGGCCCTGGAGGACTCCGGCGCGGACGTCGCCGAGATGCCGCCCTACTCGGCGGGCGCGGTCACCGCGGCCTCCGCGGGCGGCTTCGAGTTCGGCCAGCGCGAGCTCCAGGCGCTGTGGAGCAAGGGCGGCCAGTACGTCTCCGCGTACCAGTCGTACGCCTGGTTCTACGCCGTCAACACCGGCCAGATCTCCATCCGGCACGGGCTGCGCGGACCCAGCGGGGTGCTCGTCACCGAGCAGGCCGGCGGGCTCGACGCGGTCGCCCAGGCCCGGCGTCAGCTGCGCAAGGGCAGCAAGCTCATCGTCACCGGCGGCGTCGACGGCGCGGTCTGCCCCTGGGGCTGGACCGCGCAGCTCGCCGGCGGCCGGATGAGCCCGGTCGCCGACCCGGCGCGTGCGTTCCTGCCCTTCGACCGCGAGGCCAGCGGTTACGTCGCCGGGGAGGGCGGGGCGATCCTCGTCCTGGAGGACGCCGAGGCGGCCCGCGAGCGTGGCGCCCGGATCTACGGGCAGCTCTCGGGGTACGCCGCGACGTTCGACCCGGCACCGGGCCGGGGCGGCGAGCCGGGTCTGCGCCGGGCGGCCGAACTCGCCCTCGCGGAAGCCGGGTTGAGCGCGTCCGACGTGGACGTCGTCTTCGCCGACGCGTCCGGGGTGCCCGAGCTCGACCGCCAGGAGGAGGCCGCGCTCAGCGCCCTCTTCGGGCCCCGCGGTGTGCCGGTGACGGCCCCCAAGACCATGACGGGCCGGCTGTCGGCCGGCGGCGCCTCGCTGGACCTCGCGGCGGCGCTGCTCTCCATCCGGGACGCGGTGATCCCGCCGACCGTCAACGTCACCTCGCCGGTCGCGGCCGACGCGCTCGACCTGGTCACCGAGGCCCGGCGCGGGGCGGTCCGTACCGCGCTCGTCCTGGCGCGCGGGACCGGCGGGTTCAACGCGGCGGCCGTCGTGACCGCGGCGAACTGA
- a CDS encoding beta-ketoacyl-[acyl-carrier-protein] synthase family protein, producing MSRRVVITGIGVVAPGGVGTKEYWSLLTAGRTATRAVTLFDASAFRSKIAAEVDFDPLAQGLTEEQAGRLDRAAQFALVGAREAVTDSGLDMAGIDPFRTGVTIGSAVGATTGLDYEYAAVSNNGAEWLVDHERAVPHLYDYFVPSSFAAEVAWEFGAQGPTAVVSTGCTSGLDSVGHAVELIREGSADVMIAGATEAPISPISVACFDAIKATSNRNDEPETASRPFDKSRNGFVLGEGSAVFVLEEYEQAVARGAHIYAEVAGFASRSNAYNMTGLRADGAEMAEAIGAALEEAGIPGTDIDYINAHGSGTLQNDRHETAAFKKSLGDHAYNTPVSSIKSMIGHSLGAIGSLEVAASALAIEYGMVPPTANLHEADPKCDLDYTPIHARERDINTVLSVGSGFGGFQSAIVLTKPERRKTA from the coding sequence GTGAGCCGACGCGTAGTCATCACCGGAATCGGTGTGGTCGCCCCCGGGGGCGTCGGCACCAAGGAGTACTGGTCCCTGCTGACCGCGGGACGCACCGCGACCAGGGCCGTGACCCTCTTCGACGCCTCGGCCTTCCGGTCGAAGATCGCCGCCGAAGTGGACTTCGATCCCCTAGCCCAGGGGCTGACCGAGGAGCAGGCCGGACGCCTCGACAGGGCCGCCCAGTTCGCCCTGGTCGGCGCCCGTGAGGCGGTCACCGACAGCGGTCTCGACATGGCGGGCATCGACCCGTTCCGTACCGGCGTCACCATCGGCAGCGCGGTCGGCGCGACCACCGGGCTCGACTACGAGTACGCGGCGGTCAGCAACAACGGCGCCGAGTGGCTCGTCGACCACGAGCGGGCCGTGCCGCACCTCTACGACTACTTCGTGCCCAGCTCGTTCGCGGCCGAGGTGGCCTGGGAGTTCGGCGCGCAGGGCCCCACGGCCGTGGTCTCCACCGGCTGCACCTCGGGCCTGGACTCGGTCGGCCACGCCGTCGAGCTGATCCGCGAGGGCAGCGCCGACGTCATGATCGCCGGGGCCACCGAGGCGCCGATCTCGCCGATCTCGGTCGCCTGCTTCGACGCCATCAAGGCCACCTCCAACCGCAACGACGAGCCGGAGACGGCCTCGCGCCCCTTCGACAAGTCGCGCAACGGCTTCGTCCTCGGCGAGGGCAGCGCGGTGTTCGTCCTGGAGGAGTACGAGCAGGCCGTGGCGCGCGGCGCGCACATCTACGCCGAGGTCGCCGGGTTCGCCTCGCGCTCCAACGCGTACAACATGACGGGGCTTCGGGCCGACGGGGCGGAGATGGCCGAGGCCATCGGCGCCGCCCTCGAAGAGGCCGGCATCCCCGGCACCGACATCGACTACATCAACGCGCACGGCTCGGGCACGCTCCAGAACGACCGGCACGAGACGGCCGCGTTCAAGAAGAGCCTCGGCGACCACGCGTACAACACGCCCGTCTCGTCCATCAAGTCGATGATCGGGCACTCGCTCGGCGCCATCGGCTCCCTGGAGGTCGCCGCGTCCGCGCTGGCCATCGAGTACGGCATGGTGCCGCCGACCGCGAATCTGCACGAGGCCGACCCCAAGTGCGACCTCGACTACACACCGATCCACGCCCGCGAGCGCGACATCAACACGGTGCTGAGCGTCGGCAGCGGCTTCGGCGGATTCCAGAGCGCGATCGTGCTCACCAAGCCCGAGCGGAGGAAGACGGCATGA
- a CDS encoding thioesterase II family protein — translation MRTESAPRTDTVTPWLFCFHHAGAGISSFAKWQKILGDTAEVVPVLLPGRGPRAKEARITDATELMDELRELITPLLDRPYLLYGHSLGGLVAHALTRTLEDDGLLPPARLVIGAVPPPHLRNTLLRGARLPDHELIDLLVDLEAAPPAAAGRDRSLWQRQVIPALRDDLRLGEALCQVNADMAVGTPLTALAGRDDPIAPLWEMAEWADYSVTRFQLQTLPGGHFFVRESGVPELLREVALELRQSLQGEYGGESSRRQEDGTRLLPPADLTADLSER, via the coding sequence ATGAGAACCGAGAGCGCCCCGCGCACCGACACCGTGACGCCGTGGCTGTTCTGCTTCCACCACGCGGGCGCCGGGATCTCCTCGTTCGCCAAGTGGCAGAAGATCCTCGGCGACACGGCCGAGGTGGTGCCGGTACTGCTTCCCGGGCGCGGGCCCCGCGCCAAGGAGGCCCGGATCACCGACGCCACCGAACTCATGGATGAACTACGGGAGTTGATCACCCCGCTGCTCGACCGGCCCTACCTCCTGTACGGGCACAGCCTCGGCGGTCTGGTCGCGCACGCGCTGACCCGGACCCTGGAGGACGACGGCCTGCTGCCGCCGGCCCGCCTGGTGATCGGCGCCGTACCGCCGCCGCATCTGCGCAACACGCTGCTGCGCGGGGCGCGCCTTCCCGACCACGAACTCATCGACCTCCTGGTCGACTTGGAGGCCGCGCCGCCCGCGGCGGCCGGACGCGACCGGTCGCTGTGGCAGCGCCAGGTGATCCCGGCGCTCCGGGACGACCTCCGACTGGGCGAGGCGCTCTGCCAGGTCAACGCCGACATGGCGGTGGGCACCCCGCTGACCGCGCTGGCCGGGCGGGACGACCCGATCGCGCCGCTGTGGGAGATGGCCGAGTGGGCCGACTACTCGGTGACCCGCTTCCAGCTCCAGACGCTGCCCGGCGGCCACTTCTTCGTCCGCGAGAGCGGGGTTCCCGAGCTGCTGCGCGAGGTGGCCCTCGAACTGCGCCAGTCGCTCCAGGGGGAGTACGGCGGCGAGTCGAGCAGGCGTCAAGAGGACGGGACCAGACTCCTTCCACCAGCGGATCTCACAGCGGACCTATCAGAGAGGTGA
- a CDS encoding cyclase family protein — protein MRVIDLSSPVDAAGWEPDPIVHEIMTPAEGAAHMAAEMKEHFGLDFDPADLPGGELLSLDTLTLTSHTGTHVDAPSHYGSVGDYGRPRNIDEMPLDWFLRPAVVLDVSDVGVGAIGVERIEKQIAEIGYTPQPLDIVMLHTGASQHAGTSRYFTDFAGLDGPATDFLLDLGVRVIGTDAWSLDAPFGHMIRTFQETGDRSVLWPAHFAGRRREYCQVERLAHLDTLPTHGFRVSCFPVKITGAGAGWTRAVALIDE, from the coding sequence TTGCGAGTCATCGATCTGTCGTCGCCCGTGGACGCGGCCGGCTGGGAGCCGGACCCGATCGTCCACGAGATCATGACGCCGGCCGAGGGCGCCGCCCACATGGCGGCGGAGATGAAGGAGCACTTCGGGCTCGACTTCGACCCGGCCGACCTGCCCGGGGGCGAGCTGCTCTCCCTGGACACGCTCACCCTGACCAGCCACACCGGCACCCATGTGGACGCGCCCTCGCACTACGGCTCGGTCGGTGACTACGGGCGGCCCCGGAACATCGACGAGATGCCGCTGGACTGGTTCCTGCGCCCGGCCGTGGTGCTGGACGTGAGCGACGTCGGCGTCGGCGCCATCGGCGTCGAGCGCATCGAGAAGCAGATCGCCGAGATCGGGTACACCCCGCAGCCGCTCGACATCGTCATGCTGCACACCGGGGCTTCACAACACGCGGGCACTTCGCGGTACTTCACCGATTTCGCCGGGCTCGACGGGCCGGCCACCGACTTCCTGCTCGACCTCGGCGTCCGCGTCATCGGCACCGACGCCTGGAGCCTGGACGCGCCGTTCGGGCACATGATCCGCACCTTCCAGGAGACCGGCGACCGCTCGGTGCTGTGGCCCGCGCACTTCGCCGGGCGGCGCCGCGAGTACTGCCAGGTCGAGCGGCTCGCGCACCTGGACACCCTGCCCACGCACGGCTTCCGGGTGTCCTGCTTCCCCGTGAAGATCACCGGAGCGGGGGCGGGCTGGACCCGGGCCGTCGCCCTGATCGACGAATGA
- a CDS encoding AfsR/SARP family transcriptional regulator, with protein sequence MEIKVLGPLMAESGGTSVVPSAGKPRQILALLSVYANQVMPVPTLMEEIWGADMPRSALTTLQTYILQLRRLIAGALGPDSPYTAREVLATRHGGYLLEVTPGSVDVHEYDRLVATGRGAAERGDDESAAALYRDALAMWRGPALVDVRLGPLLEIELVRLEESRLGVLEQRIDSDLRLGRHMQLLAELTSLTARHPLHEGLHAQCMVALYRSGRQWQALDVFQNLRRGLADELGLDPSARLQHLHRAVLAGDPALDSHLARRRPVLDLFAA encoded by the coding sequence ATGGAGATCAAGGTTCTCGGTCCGCTCATGGCCGAATCGGGCGGCACGTCGGTCGTCCCGAGCGCCGGCAAGCCCCGGCAGATACTGGCGTTGCTGTCCGTGTACGCCAACCAGGTCATGCCGGTGCCGACGCTGATGGAGGAGATCTGGGGCGCCGACATGCCCCGCAGCGCGCTGACCACGTTGCAGACGTACATCCTCCAGCTGCGCCGGCTGATCGCGGGAGCGCTCGGCCCGGACAGCCCCTACACCGCACGTGAGGTGCTCGCCACCCGGCACGGTGGCTACCTCCTGGAGGTGACGCCGGGCTCGGTGGACGTGCACGAGTACGACCGCCTGGTGGCGACCGGGCGCGGCGCCGCCGAGCGCGGTGACGACGAGAGCGCCGCCGCGCTCTACCGTGACGCGCTCGCCATGTGGCGCGGTCCCGCCCTGGTGGATGTGCGCCTCGGCCCGCTCCTGGAGATCGAGCTCGTCCGTCTCGAGGAGAGCCGGCTCGGCGTCCTGGAGCAGCGGATCGACTCCGACCTGAGACTCGGTCGCCACATGCAACTGCTCGCGGAACTCACGTCCCTGACGGCCCGTCACCCCTTGCACGAGGGCCTGCACGCCCAGTGCATGGTGGCGCTGTACCGTTCGGGCCGGCAGTGGCAGGCGCTGGACGTGTTCCAGAACCTGCGGCGCGGGCTCGCCGACGAGCTGGGGCTCGACCCCTCGGCGCGCCTCCAGCACCTGCACCGCGCGGTGCTCGCCGGTGACCCGGCGCTGGACTCGCACCTGGCCCGCCGCCGTCCCGTGCTCGACCTCTTCGCCGCCTGA
- a CDS encoding TOMM precursor leader peptide-binding protein — MGAVQTAAPLLGFKPHLRVEQVPGEAVYLISDQRVTALHGEQIARLAPFLDGTRPLERIAQDTADALPSGQAARLVSRLTGAGLLCGRERQASPRETAEQAYWEAAGLDGNSAANDLANGTVRVVSVGGTDADELSRVLTAAGLATTEGPADLVLVLCDDYLDPELAVLDAELREAKRRWLPVKATGTDLWVGPFFGDPDGPCWTCLAERLWRSRPVEAHVQRMLGRSGPVPRPSCTLPAARLAALQLAGLEAAKWLAGYRDAGQQALRTLDGLTLAGELHPVVRRPQCPSCGEPAMITAQVKAPVVLRSRIKRDTGGNGHRSLTPQQLLDRYGHLVDPVTGLVRGIVRNACGPEFFNSFSAGLNPAAGTQGLGAIRGGLRASCGGKGATEIQARVSALAESLERHSGHYEGGESTVRGSYRDLAAEAIHPDTVQLYDERQYTARAEWNERHGPFQHVADPFEEERPTDWTPLWSVTEQRHKLLPTALLYYGVPQPSGAFSCLATSNGTAAGGTVEDAVLQGFLELVERDALALWWYNRTRQPAVDLDAFDDPWIAELRRVHASLGREVWVLDLTADLGIPVMAALSRIVDAGSGQRQDIMFGFGAHFDPAIALRRALTELNQMMPHVVAPDGSVSRAVAEDPDVNEWLRTATVEANPYLLPADCAPTGPHTHPYTPHDDLREDIETVVGLLRGKGMELLVLDQTRPDVGLPVVKVVVPGLRPHWARFAPGRLFDVPVQLGRVPAPTPYEDLNPVPLFL; from the coding sequence ATGGGGGCCGTCCAGACCGCCGCCCCGCTGCTGGGGTTCAAGCCGCACCTGCGGGTCGAGCAGGTGCCCGGCGAAGCGGTGTACCTGATCTCCGACCAGCGGGTCACCGCACTGCACGGTGAGCAGATCGCCCGGCTCGCCCCCTTCCTCGACGGCACCCGCCCCCTGGAGCGCATAGCCCAGGACACCGCGGACGCGCTCCCTTCCGGGCAGGCCGCCCGGCTTGTGTCACGGTTGACCGGCGCCGGGCTGCTCTGCGGCCGCGAGCGCCAGGCGTCACCGCGGGAGACGGCCGAGCAGGCGTACTGGGAAGCGGCAGGACTGGACGGAAACAGCGCGGCGAACGACCTGGCCAACGGCACGGTCCGCGTCGTGTCGGTGGGCGGCACGGACGCGGACGAGCTGTCCAGGGTTCTGACCGCTGCGGGACTCGCCACCACCGAGGGGCCCGCCGACCTCGTACTGGTCCTGTGCGACGACTACCTTGACCCCGAACTGGCCGTCCTGGACGCCGAGTTGCGCGAGGCGAAGCGCCGTTGGCTGCCCGTGAAGGCCACCGGCACCGACCTGTGGGTCGGTCCCTTCTTCGGGGACCCGGACGGCCCCTGCTGGACCTGTCTGGCCGAACGCCTGTGGCGCAGCCGCCCGGTGGAGGCCCATGTCCAGCGCATGCTGGGCCGCTCGGGCCCGGTGCCCCGGCCCTCCTGCACGCTGCCGGCGGCCCGGCTCGCCGCCCTGCAACTGGCGGGTCTCGAAGCCGCCAAGTGGCTGGCCGGATACCGGGACGCCGGCCAGCAGGCCCTGCGCACGCTCGACGGTCTGACCCTCGCGGGGGAACTGCACCCGGTCGTGCGCCGCCCGCAGTGCCCGAGCTGCGGCGAGCCCGCGATGATCACCGCTCAGGTGAAGGCACCCGTCGTACTGCGCTCCCGAATCAAGCGGGACACCGGCGGCAACGGCCACCGCAGCCTCACACCCCAGCAACTCCTCGACCGCTACGGCCACTTGGTGGACCCGGTGACCGGCCTGGTGCGCGGCATCGTGCGCAACGCATGCGGACCCGAATTCTTCAACTCCTTCTCCGCCGGCCTCAACCCCGCCGCCGGCACGCAGGGCCTTGGCGCGATACGCGGCGGGCTGCGGGCGTCCTGCGGGGGCAAAGGCGCCACCGAGATCCAAGCCAGGGTCAGCGCGCTCGCCGAGTCCCTGGAGCGCCACTCCGGCCACTACGAAGGCGGTGAGTCCACGGTCCGCGGCAGCTACCGCGACCTGGCCGCGGAGGCCATCCACCCCGACACCGTGCAGCTCTACGACGAGCGGCAGTACACCGCCCGCGCCGAATGGAACGAGCGACACGGGCCCTTCCAACACGTCGCCGACCCCTTCGAAGAGGAGAGACCCACCGACTGGACCCCGCTGTGGTCGGTGACCGAGCAGCGCCACAAGCTGCTTCCGACCGCACTGCTCTACTACGGGGTGCCCCAGCCGTCCGGCGCCTTCTCCTGCCTGGCCACCTCCAACGGCACCGCCGCCGGGGGAACGGTGGAGGACGCCGTGCTCCAGGGCTTCCTAGAACTCGTCGAGCGCGACGCGCTGGCCCTGTGGTGGTACAACCGCACCCGCCAGCCCGCCGTGGACCTGGACGCCTTCGACGACCCGTGGATCGCTGAACTGCGGCGCGTCCACGCCTCGTTGGGGCGTGAGGTGTGGGTCCTCGACCTCACCGCCGACCTCGGCATCCCCGTCATGGCGGCGCTTTCGAGGATTGTCGACGCCGGATCCGGGCAGCGGCAGGACATCATGTTCGGCTTCGGCGCCCACTTCGACCCCGCGATCGCCCTGCGCCGCGCCCTGACCGAGCTGAACCAGATGATGCCGCATGTGGTGGCCCCCGACGGCAGCGTCTCCCGGGCGGTGGCCGAGGACCCGGATGTCAACGAGTGGCTGCGTACGGCGACGGTGGAGGCGAATCCGTACCTGCTGCCCGCCGACTGCGCCCCGACCGGTCCCCACACGCACCCCTACACTCCCCACGACGACCTGCGCGAGGACATCGAAACGGTCGTAGGGCTGTTGCGCGGCAAGGGGATGGAACTCCTCGTACTCGACCAGACGCGGCCCGACGTCGGGCTGCCGGTGGTCAAGGTGGTGGTGCCCGGACTCAGACCGCACTGGGCCCGCTTCGCCCCCGGACGCCTCTTCGACGTCCCGGTACAGCTCGGCAGAGTGCCCGCGCCGACCCCGTACGAAGACCTCAACCCGGTCCCGCTCTTCCTCTGA